One window of the Natrinema sp. CBA1119 genome contains the following:
- a CDS encoding sodium:solute symporter family protein, which produces MSVITYVIAAVIVAMLAVGFYVSRKVKGDSVNYIVAGRGLILPLAAATLMAQSLDSNATLGNTDLASAAGFWAGAALPIGLALCLFLTGLFFAKPMNRMNLTTLPDFFRRKYGRTTEIVASFIMSIAYAFLLAGNLVAGGYLFQIFVGTSFELGVFIIAGLVLSYTLAGGLFAVAYTDVLQAGIAFVGSIALIVFVATQYGITIPAGMGPSNLGQLTDPSQGAYINLATIVALGLGDIVAIDFMERVFAADSPETAQKACFIGGAGTLIIGVPFSIVALSANSILASLGVEAGNQAVLYVLLQNAVPPWLAAIVIAGIVAASFSTSDGAILGTSSVIARNIGGIRVDESTPAAAADGGVDEGVLGSKSDELLTVTRLMAIPITLLGIFFAIQVSATGMLLVLAFDIMLAGAFVPLVMGLYWSDMANTPAALTSMLAGSGTRLFFFVLLPTTYAYENTLLYIPNDVFTAAFDGLPTFIAAGVSLVTFVTVAYATKETHEARTLNREGRRTIVAAGENEDE; this is translated from the coding sequence ATGAGTGTCATCACCTACGTGATCGCGGCCGTCATCGTCGCGATGCTGGCTGTCGGCTTCTACGTGTCCCGGAAGGTCAAAGGCGACAGCGTCAACTACATCGTCGCGGGTCGAGGACTGATCCTTCCACTGGCTGCGGCGACGTTGATGGCCCAGTCGCTGGATTCGAACGCCACCCTCGGGAACACCGACCTCGCTTCGGCCGCCGGCTTCTGGGCCGGCGCAGCGTTGCCCATCGGCTTGGCGCTTTGTCTCTTCCTCACTGGCCTGTTCTTCGCCAAGCCGATGAATCGAATGAACCTCACGACGCTCCCGGACTTTTTCCGCCGGAAGTACGGTCGCACAACGGAGATCGTCGCGAGTTTTATCATGTCGATCGCCTACGCGTTCCTGTTGGCGGGGAACCTCGTCGCCGGCGGCTACCTCTTCCAGATCTTCGTCGGAACGAGCTTCGAACTCGGCGTCTTCATCATCGCCGGACTCGTTCTCTCGTACACCCTCGCTGGCGGCCTGTTCGCCGTCGCGTACACCGACGTGCTCCAGGCCGGCATTGCGTTCGTCGGTTCGATCGCACTCATCGTCTTCGTCGCAACGCAGTACGGGATCACGATCCCTGCCGGGATGGGTCCCTCGAACCTGGGACAGCTCACCGATCCGAGTCAGGGGGCGTACATCAATCTCGCCACGATCGTCGCGCTCGGTCTGGGCGACATCGTGGCTATCGATTTCATGGAACGCGTCTTCGCGGCCGATAGTCCCGAAACCGCACAGAAGGCCTGCTTCATCGGCGGTGCCGGCACGCTGATAATCGGGGTGCCGTTTTCGATCGTGGCGCTCTCGGCTAACTCGATTCTGGCCTCTCTGGGCGTCGAAGCCGGTAATCAAGCGGTGTTGTACGTGCTGTTACAGAATGCGGTCCCGCCGTGGCTCGCGGCGATCGTCATCGCGGGCATCGTCGCCGCGTCGTTCTCGACGAGCGACGGTGCAATATTGGGTACCTCATCGGTCATCGCACGAAACATCGGCGGTATTCGCGTCGACGAGAGCACGCCCGCAGCGGCGGCGGACGGCGGCGTTGACGAAGGAGTCCTCGGGAGTAAAAGCGATGAACTGCTCACCGTTACCCGTCTGATGGCGATCCCGATCACGCTGCTCGGTATCTTCTTCGCGATTCAGGTCTCTGCCACCGGGATGTTGCTCGTTCTGGCGTTCGACATCATGCTCGCCGGCGCGTTCGTTCCGCTCGTGATGGGACTCTACTGGTCGGACATGGCGAACACGCCCGCGGCGCTTACCTCCATGCTCGCCGGATCGGGAACGCGACTGTTCTTCTTCGTCCTCCTACCGACGACGTACGCCTACGAGAATACCCTGCTCTACATCCCGAACGACGTCTTTACGGCCGCCTTCGACGGCTTGCCGACGTTCATTGCGGCGGGAGTGAGCCTCGTCACCTTCGTAACGGTCGCCTACGCAACGAAGGAGACTCACGAAGCGCGCACCCTCAATCGAGAGGGGCGCCGAACCATCGTCGCAGCCGGGGAGAACGAGGATGAATAA